The sequence below is a genomic window from Nocardia fluminea.
CGGCGAGCGGCGCTACCCATCCGCCTTCGGACAGTCCCCACAATCCCACTCGCGCCGGGTCCACCTCCGGCCTGCTCCGCAGTGCGGCAACGGCTGCGAGCGCGTCGTCGGCCAGGAGGGCATAGTCGCGATGGGCCGGGGTGTATCCCTCGGTGCGCTTGTCGTAGCGCAACGCGACGATGCCCGCACGGGCGAACGCCTCGGCGACACGGTCATAGTGTTCGCCGCTGCCGTCGCCCGATCCGTGGACGAGCACGACACCCGGCCTGCCGGTCGCGCCCGCCGGGGCGTGCACAGTGCCCGCGGTGGTCGTGCCGTCCGCGCGAGGGAAGGCGATGTCGACGGGGGTGGTGTGCTGCGCGTGCGCCGCCGGTAGGCCGGCAACGGTGATCATGATGGTGAGCAGGATGATTCGCCGCAAGATCGAGAGCACGCCGAGCCCTACTTCGCGGTGTCGCGGGGTGCAGGAAAGGCGAGAAAGCGCGTCAGCACGCGGCGGGTACCCGGGCGGTCCTGCGCGTGCGACTGCTGAAACCGCTTCAGCAGCGACATGTAGTCCTCGAAGAACTCCTCGAGTTCGGCCGGCGTCGCGTAGACCGCGCCACGCGAGAAGGGCATCATGTCGGCCCACTCCCCCAGCTCGGCGCGCTCGGCCTGGAAACGCTGGAACATCTCGATGTCCTCGGTGATGTGCTGAGCGACAAGACTTTCCATCAGCTCCCGTAGCTCCGGCGACCGTTCGCCATCCATCCGGTAGCGCAGATCCTTCGGCGGCGAACGCCACCACCGCTCCTTACCCTTGGCCAGTTCGGGCGCTTCCTCGATGAAGCCGTGTTCAGCGAGTTGGCGCAGGTGGTAGCTGGTGGCCCCGGTGTTCTCGTTCAGCCGGGCACCCAACGCTGTCGCGGTGGCCGGGCCATTTTCCGCGAGCACACGCAGGATGCGCTGGCGCAGGGGATGCGCGAGCGCTCGCAGCGCCGCGGGATCGGTGATCTCTCTGGGCGGTACCTCGTCAGCCATGGTTACAAAGTACTCTTTGCACAAGAAGCTATGCAAAGAAATTTATGCAACATTGGGCCCCGCCCCGCGGCACGATCCGCCCTGAATACAGCAAAAGACCCTCCCCGGTTTCCCGGAAAGGGTCTTCGACCTCAGAGCCGCCTGGGGGAATCGAACCCCCGACCTTTTCATTACGAGTAGAAAAGCGCGTGTCTGCTCGTGATCTGCTGACGTCCGTACCCCTCCGTGAAGTGGCGAAATGCTTCCGTGGGGGTCCTGCTGTGTCCGGGGTCGTTTGGGTGAGATGTGGCAACGCCGTGACAACTTCGCGCGTCCCGTGACGTCGGTTAGGAGTAGTGATCGCAGTCGGTGTGCAGCGGTGGGCTGTAGATCGTGGCGTTGCAGACTCGGCACGTGTGCGTTCGATGGTGACCACCGATCCGGAGGCAAGGCACCGCACCGACGAGCACTCGGCCCGGTCCGAGCCGGTGACCGTTCGGGCAGTATCGGGGAGCCGGTTCCGTCCAGCGCCCGTTGCGCAGATAGGGCCGGATCGATTCGCACATGCGTTCGATTATTCACGTCGCGTCCTGCCCGCTAGCGGCTGGCCACCCTCGGCAACCCGCCACCGCCGCGGCGGGGAGTAGGAGCACCGCTAGACAGGAGCATCACCACGAGCACCGACCTTCGCTGCGCAGCTCGACATCGGATCGACTCCCTCTGAATGTGTCGGAGGCCAGGGGTAGTTTGATCATGGTGTGACGCCTTGTGAGGAGCTCCTGTGACCCCCGATGTATCCCGCCTAGTTGGTCAGCTGGCAAGTCAGCCCAGCGAAGCTGAGTGGTTGGAGTTCAAGCAGAACCTCTCAGACGGAGAGCAGATTGGCCAGTACATCTCCGCTCTCTCAAACGCGGCCGCCCTAAACGAGGTTCCCCGCGCCTACCTAGTTTGGGGAGTGGAGGACGGCACACACGCCATCGTCGGCACGACCTTTGATCTGCACACGGCCAAGAAGGGGAACCAGTCGCTTGACTTGTGGATTCGTGGCGGGTTAAACCCAGACCCAGGTGTTAGCTACTACACAGGCGAGGTAGAGGGCAAACGTGTGGGAGTGCTTGAGATCCAACCTGCGTGCCACTACCCAACCCAGTTCTCTGGCACAGCGTATATCCGCATCGGCAGCCACAAAAAGAAGCTGAACGAGCATCCAGCCGAGGCCAAGCGCCTCTACCAGGTGCTTGAGTCAAAGCCGTTCGAAGCACGTACGGCTGCTGAAGGGCTGATGGAGGACGACGTTCTCACTCTCCTCGATCATGAAGTCTATTTCCGGCTACAGAAGAGGCCAGTGCCGGCAGATCAGAGCCAGATCATGTTCGCTCTGGAGACGGACAGGATCGTCACCCAGGACCTGCCTGGCTCGTACAGCATCACCAATGTGGGCGCACTTCTGTTCGCCAAGCACCTCTCCGCCTTCCCGTCTCTGGCACGGAAGGCGCCTCGCGTGATCAAGTATCGAGGCAAGAGCAAGGTGTTCGGGGAGCGCGAGCAGCTCGGGGTTCGTGGCTATGCCTGCGGCTTCGAAGGCCTTGTGAAGTACATCGACAACCTGCTTCCGCGTAATGAGGTCATCAAGCAAGCCCTTCGCGAGGAAGTGAGCATGTTCCCCGAGGTAGCAGTTCGCGAGGTGATCGCAAACGCTCTCATTCACCAGGACTTCTCTGTTAGCGGCACCGGTCCGCTGGTGGAGCTCTACGACGACCGCTTGGAAATCACGAACCCAGGCGTACCCCTCATCGACCCCACCCGGTTCATCGACGCTCCTCCAAGGTCACGCAACGAGCAACTTGCACGGATGATGCGGCAGTGTCACCTTTGCGAAGAACGTGGGAGCGGATGGGACCGGATCGCTTTCGAGATTGAATCGTTTCAACTTCCTGCGCCTGAGGTGCGCGTGACTGAAGGGCATACCGTCGTAACGATGTTCGGCCCTCGGCCCGTGAAGGACATGAGTCGCGAGGAGCGGATCTGGGCGACGTACTTCCACGCCTGCCTCAAGTCTGTTCAGAACGAGAGGCTGACCAATACCAGCCTCCGCGCCAGGTTTGGCCTCTCCGATCGGAACGTGAGCACAGTCACTGCGTACATTCGCGAGGCAGTGGATGCTGGGCTCATCGTCCAGTTCGACCCGACTGCTGGCAGGAAGAACATGCAGTACGTGCCATGGTGGGCCGCCACGAGTGCTGGCTAGTTTTTTCTTTTTCAGAAGTAAACCGACAAGCTCACAAAAACCAGCTCTGAGCTGGCCTTATCTTTTTCAGAAGTATTCTGCACAGCCCCTCTGGACACGTCGTGACAGTGTCCTAGTTGCTACGCGAGGGGAGAGCTGATCGTCGTTGGCCCGTTCTGGGGTGGGGTGCGTTCACCGAGGCTGGCTCACCGCCTGCCCGATACGGCCTGCCGTTCACGCGCAGAGGCTCACAGGTCAAGGGTTGCTCAGCAATCAGCGAAGCTGACGCCATCGGCGCCCTTGAGGTGTGAGGGGCGCGGGATCACAATGCAGGCCAACCCAGAACAGGGCCGAGCGGCCGACAGGTCGCTATGAAACTCGATGGAACCGTTTGCTGTTCAGCAACGTCTAACCGGGCATGACACAGACTCAGCACGTAGTAGTTCGGCCGGTGCCGCAGTACGAACCGGCGCTGGAATCAGAACCGACCGGCGATCCCGCGGCGATGTGGGCACAGCATCTAGCTGCGCTGGATGAGGTCGGAGACTCCGAGGAGTAGTAGCCGGCGGATTGGTGCCCTGCCGTCCCGCGCGGGGGAAGGCGTCGCCACGCGGGCGGCAGGGGGTCCGGGCTGGGATCGGCTTCGTTGGCGATCCGCTCCCGACGTCGTTGTCGGTGCCCGGAAGGGTGAAGGGGGGCCGAAGCCCCCTCGGGCGGGTTAGGTGCCGTCGATGCCGCAGCCGAGGCAGATCAGGACGTAGCCGTCGAGGTACCAGGCGCTGGGTACGTCCCAGCAGGGGCAGTTGTGGGGCTCGTAGGGCCATTCGTGGTCGGGGAACACCGCGCGGCCGACCTGGACGGGGCGACCCGAGACGCAGTCTCCGACGGTGACAGTGGCCCATTCGCCGCCGAGGCTGGAGAGGTCGGGGAGTTCGTGCAGTGGGTAGCTCATGATCGGGTGCCTTCCTGCTGGGGTGGTCTGATTGAGGGCGTCTCGAGCACGGCTGTGGTGGGTGTCAAGGGTTGCGATAGCAATCACGTAGTGACGCCGTAGGCGCTCTTGATGCCCGCCGCAGTCGTGCTAGCCCTGGATCGATCAGACCGCCCCAGCAGGAAGGGGCCTGGGCGACAACTGCACGAACTCCCCGAGCACGGTGGCGAGTGGACCCACACTCGCAAACCGATGAGATACCCCGGTCCCGGCCGCGCGGTGGTCCCCGACCACGAATGGCCCTTCGAACCTCGCCCTACGCTGGGACATGCCCGGTGTCTGGTACCTCGACCGCGGACCGGTCCAGCAGAAGCGGCCTGCGGCATCTGACCCATCCCGCGCGGACGTAACCGACGGTTGAAAAGTCCAGCCAATTTCTTGCGTGTCCGTCGACGCGCGGGCGCATCTTGGCGTAGCGCCGAGGCGAGACGTACGGTCTCCTTCGGTGCGATTACCCATAGAGAGCGCGAGGTGCGGGCGAATGGCCAAACTGGTCTACGGCGGGAACGTGACGTTCAACATGACTAACGATCTGCTGGTCTCGGTCCAGCGGGTCATGGAGATAAAATTTGCTGACAGCCAAGGTTTCTGGTTTGAGCACGAGGGTCAGGGTGCCTGGTTCCATCCCTCGATCCCCGTGTTGATCCAGTACGACGACGACAAGCCGATTCGATACTCGCGTGAGAGGACATCGAACCTTGCGGATGACGCCGACGGCCTTCTTGGTGTTTCGCTCGGCCCCAACTCAGTTCTCGCAAGGATGGAGATCGTCGACCCGGACTGGGAGAAGCCAGTCGATTCCGAAGGCGACACGAGTGGCAATTGATCCTGTACTGGGTTGGGCTGTAGCCCGCAGGGACTGACTACCGGCCTGCTCTCCGCACACTCGGGTGACTTCCCTTCCTCTGCTTCCTCGTCCTGGCCATCCCTGAACTGAGGGAGGTCGTGTCAACGGCGCTCTCCCCTTGACCCGTCCGAGTGAGGTCAGAAAATTGGGCCATGAGGAGCCAACTCGACCCGCGGGTTCCCGCCGACCTCCCAGCGGATTCCGTTCAGCAATTCGTCGCACCTGGTGAGCGGCTGGTGATCGGGACTCATGCCGCGGGTTCCGGGTGGACTGGTGACGGCGTGGTGAGCGTCTACGCGGGTTCGGTAGACAGGGTCTTCCGAGGCAATCGAGCGAAGCTCGTGCGGCAGCACCGTATGGGAGTCGGTGAGCTGGTGGCCGTCGATCGGGGCATATGCCGGCTGAATCGGGCTCGGGAATTCCGTTCAGCAATCCGCAGCTTGGTCCTCGTCGGCCTCGTCCACTGCTCAGAGTCGATGCTGTGGTGAGCTTTCAGAGGTTCCGGCGTCTGCTGATAGCGCGTGCTCGTCGCCGACGTGCCGACGCGCCCGCGACCGGAGCGTGCGTAGGTAGCGGTTGCGCGTCGTAGCGCGGCGGCGGCGCGCACGCGCCGCCGCAGGCGCCTTGACTCTATATAGCGAATTTCAGCAACAACCCGCGAAGGTGGCTGGTTCAGACCTTCGGGTGGCGGATTTGGCTGATCCTGCTTTTGGTCAGGCCGAGATGCTGGGCGATCTCCGTCGCGGTGAGACCGGCTGTGTAGGCGTCTTCGATGGCTGCTTGGCGGATGCTGGACAGCTCGGCAAGGCGGATCTGGTACTGGGTGCTCAGCTCGGTCGCGAGCCTCGCACGAAGAATTGGGTCGGGAGTTGCTCGGATGCGTTCGATCTCACCGACCGGCTCCTGAGGCAAAGCACCGTGGTTGTCCGGGAGTTGTTCAGCAACAAAAGATCCGCGGCGCGGGACGGTTCGGACGAGGCCCCTCGACTTCAACAGTCGGATCGCCTCGCGGATGACGATCTCTGAGACGCCGTAGCGTTCAGCCATCTCGGACTGGCTGGGTAGGGCTGAGCCCGGGTGCAGAGAACCGTTGTGTATCTGCCGCGCGTACTCGTCTGCGATACGTTCGTACGCTGGTTTCGGCGGCGTTCCGCCCGTACCTCTACCTGATGCCTGTGAGAGTTCGGGTTTCGACACGGCAGCCTCCTCCGGTGGTATCAGCTGAGTTTGGCATGGCCCCACGCCCTCAAGTCGGTATGGAGGGGTGCCATCCCTTCCTTGGCTACCGGCGGGCGACAGCGGCCACGCGTAGGATGGAGGGCGTGAATGAGGCCTTTGCGGAACTCCTTGCGCCGCTGACAGACTCGCGTCGCGCTCATTCGATCGCTGTGGGCGAGCGCATGCAGAGCGTTGCTGACCGGTTGCCGATTGAACTCCGCGAGGATGCTGTCACAGCGGCATTCCTGCACGATGTCGGTTACCGGGGCGGCGAAACGGGATTCCATCCGATCGACGGTGCGCGGTTACTTCGATCGCTGGGCTACTCGCCTGCGACCTGCCATATCGTGGCGTTCCATACGGCCAGCGTGGTGGAGGCCGAAGTGCGCGGGCTCGACCCGCATGTGTTCGATGAGTTCGTGCTCGACGGCGTGCCCGGGCTCGCGATGGCCGATGACTTCATGTGGTGGGCCGACCTGTCGACCGGTCCGGCCGGTGAGTCCTTCACCGTGGACGAGCGGATATCCGAGATTTTGACTCGGTATGAGGTGGGCAGCATCGTGCACACCGCGATCACGCGGGCACAGCCGTACCTGACGGCGGCGGCTCAGCGCGCGGCAGGATCGATGTAGGGCTCATCCTCACTGAGTGCCCAGTCGATGCGCTTGCGCTGACTTGGGTCCATATTGAGTGTTTCCAGGTCCGCAATGGGTACCCATACGACCCGTGTGCTTTCGCTGCTCGTCGTCGGCTCACCGCCGATCGCTTTGGCGCGGTAGATTACGGTGAACTCCTGGCGCACTTCATCGTTGCTTGTGTAGTGGATGACGTGCGTCGGGTCGGTGAAGATGCCGACAATTCCGGTCAGCTCGATGATGACGCCGGTTTCCTCCTCGGTCTCGCGAATCGCCGTTCGACTGAGTGATTCGCCGGGGTCGTGTGCCCCACCGGGCATTGACCAGTTGCCGTTGTCGGATCGACAGATCAGCAGAACGGCATCGTCCCGCCGAACGAATGCGCCGGCACTTGGCCTGACGCTGTTCGCTGCGGGGGCGTTCGGATCCTGGTGATAGTCGATTCGGCGTCCCATCTACCTCAGGGTAGTGCGGGGGTCACGCCCAGAGCCCATACCGCTTCGAACGAGTCCATGTAGTACGCAAACAAGCGCCCACCGCGGACCTGTTGCAGGTGCTGCACTGGTGACTTCGCTGCGTATGCGCCGTAGCTGTGGGTATTGAGCAGCATCGAGTCATCGAACCGGTAGATGCTGTTGTAGAGCGGTGTCTGGTGTGTTCGGATCTCGACGGTCGGCAGCTCGGTCGTCTCGGCCAGATATTCCAGTGTCGATTTGCAGCGCTGAGGCAGTGAGGCCAGACCTTCCTCCTGTGCGCGCTTGTAGACCTCGGCGCACGTGTGGTCGCCGAGGAGGATACGAATCCGGGCACCCTCGGCGGCCTTCTGCTTGACGACGTTAACGAAGTCCAGCGATTCGACCAGAAATCCGCCTGCGTAGACGAGAACGTCGATGTTGTTCTGCGCCTGCCGCATAAGGGAGCGCCAGACCTCGTGCGGTACCTCCGGGCGTGTCGGCCAAATCTGTACGAGTTCCGAGAGAGACGCATTCGCAGACCGCGTCCCGGCGAGCAATTCGGGCCACAGGTACGTCTCGTCGCGACCGAGCTCCTTGGCCACCTGCAAGCGCATCGTTGGGTGCGGGCAACGGCCCTGGGTGATCCACCTTTCGACCGTCTTGGTCGACACCTCAAGCCGCTCGGCGAGGCCGTGCTTGGTCAGGTTCACGGCATCCATTGCGCCGCGCAGTCTTTCGTTCCCCATGGAACCCATCGTACAGGACAAGTGTCCCCAAATGTCCCGATAGGCGGGTTTTTGTGTCCCTATGTGTCGTCAGATCCTTGATGTAGGCGAGATGCGAAGCAGCTCTCCACACAAGAAGACCCACTGACACAAGGAGATTCGACCATGGCACTCAAGGACATGTGGATTCCGACCGACTTCGCCGCAGTCTTCCCCCAGGGTCTGATGCTGGTGGGCGCGATCGAGGCGGACGAGGAGTTCAGCTCGGACCGGAATGCGCCCAAGCGGCAGAAGATCGACATGGACCGCGAGGGCAACGGCTCCCGTAAGCGGATGTGGAAGGCCACGGTCATGGACCCGGCCGGTGCGGGCAAGGGTGCGAAGAACACCGGCCTGGACATCACTTTCATTGCCGATGTCATGCCCTCGCCGCCGGCGGACGAGGTCGCGCCCGGCTTCCGCCCGATCGTGCTGGAAGGGCTGATGCTCAAGCCGCGCGTGACCGGTAACGGCGAGTTCAAGTCGATCGGTTTCTACATCCGCGCGACCGGGATCAAGGGCGACAAGTCCGGTGCCAGGGTCAACAACCTCGCCGCAGACAAGGCCGCGTGATCGTCATGACCTATTTCAGTGCGGACGCGGGTGTGTCGCTCGCTACCTCGGCGGTCTACCACGAAGCTCGGCCGGAGTCCGGTGACGACGCGGGTAGTCGTGCCTTCATTCGGATCGGTTTCGTCATGGAATACGGCCAGGTGAGCGTGTCGGTTTCGATTGAGGATGCGCGAGTGCTGGCCGAGCAGCTCCCCGGACTGGTCATGGCCCACGATGCCGCCGAGCACGAGAAGACTCTGATCAAGACGGCGGCTGAGATCGACTCCGCGCGACTGGCGGCGTAGCGATGGATACGGCGGATCAGAAGTCCAAAGGCGGTATGCGGTGGGCGATCTGGTCCGCTGTCCTCGTTATCGCCGGTATCGGTGCTGCGGCGTTCGTGTTGTCGTTCGCCGCATTGCAAGACCTCGCGATCATCGCCGGCACTCACCCCAGTCTGGCCTGGCTGTTCCCGGTGATCGTCGACGGCACGATCGTTCAGGCCACGATGGCGGTGATCGTGCTCGGGCCGAATGCGCCGGAGCGGTCCTGGTTCTCGCGGGTGTTGCTGGTCGGGGCTGCGGTCTCGGTCGGTAGCAACGCGATCCACGCCTACATCACCGGCCACGGTATCGGTGGGGCGTTCATGGCCGCGATCCCACCGTTGGCGCTGCTCATCGATACCCACGGTCTGGCGCTGCTTCTCCGTGCGGCACAACGGGTTTCGGCACCTGCTGACCCCGTCGACACCGTTTCCGAACCTGCCGATGACCCTGCGCCCGATGTGGTGCCCGCGGTCACCACACCTGCCCCGGCCCTCTCGCCGGTGCACTCCTTCCACACTCCTCCGCGCACGGTTGCTCCGTTGCTGCCTGTCGCGGTCCCGATCCCTACAGGGGGCAACTGAAATGCCTGAAAACTCGTTCATGACCACGCTGGTCTCGGCCTTCGACAACACGTTGGAGGTGGAGTACCGGGAGTGCGTCGGCCTCGTCACCGTCGATATCGGTCGCCAGGCCCAACTGTTTTTGACTCCGGCCGATGCTGCTGTCGTCGCGGAGAAGCTGCTGGCCGCCCTCGATGTCTACGCCTCGACGTTGCGGGCGGTGGCGTGATGATCACGACCATTGTCGCGCTCTCGACAGTCATCGCCACTGGTGTGCTGCTGTGGTGGCGTCACCTCGACGGTGTCATCTACCCCGGCCAGGAGGTCGACCCCCTCGCGGGAGTGCCGGCGGATTTGCGTACCGCCGCTCTGATCCTGACCGATCTCCGCCACCAGAGGCTGATGTGGTCGGTGGTGGGCCTGGGCTCGGACGGGAACTGGCCCAGCGTGCTGTCGGCGGACCTGATCGAGTCCGGCGCCGTGCTCGACGTACAGATGGTCGGCGGTCAGAAACTCTCGGACTGGACCAACACCGAAACCACCGACGCTCTCGCGCAGTACCTCGGTGTCCCGAAAGTCCTCGTGTCCCAAACCTCGCCCGGTTTCCTGCGGGTGGAACTGCGGACCTTCGACACCCTCGCCGCCTCGGTCACCGCGCCTGGCCTGGCCTGGACCGGGGTCGATCTGGAAGCCGTGGCGGTCGGGGTGCGCGAAGACGGCCGAACCTGGCTACTGCGTGTCCTCTACGCCCACATCCTGCTGGCCGGGGCGACCGGTTCGGGTAAGGGCTCGGTGCTGTGGTCGATCATCAACGGCATCGGACCCGCGATCAAAGCCGGGGTCGTAGATGTGTGGATGGCAGATCCCAAGGGCGGCATGGAATTCGGTCGCGGCTCACGAATGTGGGTCCGGTTCGAATGGACCGCTGACGGCATCCTCGCGATGCTCACCGAAGCCGTCCGCCTGATGGATGAGCGTTCGGATCGTCTGCGTAGTGCCGGTGTCCGCAAGTGGTATCCGTCCACCGACGAACCGCTGATTCTGATCGTCATCGATGAGGCTGCCGCCCTGTCGTCGTATGCGAACCGTGAGCAGCAGGAACAGTTCCGCCAGTTCACCGGCCTGTTGTTGTCGAAAGGCCGTGCGGTCGGTGTCTCGGTGATCGCGGCGTTGCAGGACCCGTCGAAGGAGACGATGCCGAACCGGCAACTGTTCCCGGTTCGGGTGGGTTTGCGTCTGGACGAGCCGACACAGACCGCGATGGTCCACGGCCAAGGCGCGAAAGACCGGGGTGCGTTGTGCCACGAGATCCCCGACACCACACCCGGTGTCGGCTACGTCGGCGAAGACGGCACTACCGAGTTCGTTCGGGTCCGCGCCTTCTGGATCTCCGACGAGCAGGTCGACGCGATCGTGGATGCCTTCTCGCCGGTCCCGATGGCCCCTGCGCCCCCGGTGGATGACGATTTCGACCCGGCCACCTTCGACCCCGACCACATCCCCGGTGAGGACGACGAGCAGGGGTGGGCGGCATGAAACGCGGCCTGATCACCGAATCCCATGTCGTCATCTACTGCGACACCTGCGGAGACATCCTCACCGACGCTGACGGTGAGTCGATCTGCTTCGACTCCACCAACCAAGCCGTGTCGTTCCTCGGCGTGAAGCTCGGCGGGTGGGCTTACGACGGTGACCGGATCACCTGCGACGCCTGCGCGGCTACCGCTGAATGCGAAGCCAATGGGCATCGCTGGCCGCCGACCTGGCAACAGGCGATCTGGCCCGCCTCGACCGCCGAAGCCGCCTGCAACACCTGCGGCATCACCAAATCCGAACTCACACAGGAGAACTGACCATGGCACGCAAGAACACCACCCACACCGACAACGACCTCGCTGACGTGATCGACTTCGCCGCCCGGAGTCGGTGCCGCTCGGAAGCTCGTGGCCTGGACCCGATCGCCGTGGCGGTGACGATGCTCGCCGAGACCGGTACCGCGCCGGCGTGGAACGACTACGACGATGTCGCCGGTTGGGATGACGCGGCATGAACAGCTCATCTCGTCCCCGCCTGCTCGACCTGTACTGCAAGGCCGGTGGCGCTTCCATGGGCTACCACCGTGCAGGGTTCGACGTGACCGGCGTGGACATCGAGCCGCAACCGCGGTACCCGTTCACCTTCGTTCAGGGTGACGCGCTGGAGTTTCTGACCGCTCACGGCCACGAGTTCGACGCTATCGCCGCGTCTCCTCCTTGCCACGATCACACCCCGCTGTCCTCGCGTGCCGGGGTCAACGGTTCGGGCTGGTTGCTCGGCGCGACCCTGGACCTGCTCGCCGCGCAGCCGGTGCCATGGGTGGTCGAGAACGTGATGGGCGCGGACATGCGCGCTGACGCGGTGCTGTGTGGGTCGATGTTCGGGCTACGGACCTACCGGCACCGCAAATTCGCCATCGATACCCGTATCCCGTGGTTGCCCGCGGTGCCGTGGCATCCGGCCCATACCGCCCGGACCTCGACCAAGAAGCGTCGCCGTGACTTCGACGCCGGCATGAACATCTCGATCACCGGCGATGTCGGTTCCTGGCTCGGTCCGGCGTGCATGGGCATCGACTGGATGACCGGTTCCGAACTCGCCCAAGCCATCCCACCCGCCTACACCCACCACCTCGGCCTGCACCTGCTCGACCACCTCGATAACACCATCGGCTTGGAGGCGGCATGAACAACAGCGACCCATCCAAACCTGTTCGCAGACAACCGAACCCGGTCGTGCAGGCCGCTGCCGCCAGGACCCGCAAGCGTCGCAAGATCGTCACCTTGCCGACCGATCCCACGCCAGGACAACTGCCGCTGTTTCCCGCGTCCGACCTCGATCCGGAGGCCCGTCGATGAACACCATCACCACCACCACGACCACGCA
It includes:
- a CDS encoding ArsR/SmtB family transcription factor, whose translation is MADEVPPREITDPAALRALAHPLRQRILRVLAENGPATATALGARLNENTGATSYHLRQLAEHGFIEEAPELAKGKERWWRSPPKDLRYRMDGERSPELRELMESLVAQHITEDIEMFQRFQAERAELGEWADMMPFSRGAVYATPAELEEFFEDYMSLLKRFQQSHAQDRPGTRRVLTRFLAFPAPRDTAK
- a CDS encoding ATP-binding protein; translation: MTPDVSRLVGQLASQPSEAEWLEFKQNLSDGEQIGQYISALSNAAALNEVPRAYLVWGVEDGTHAIVGTTFDLHTAKKGNQSLDLWIRGGLNPDPGVSYYTGEVEGKRVGVLEIQPACHYPTQFSGTAYIRIGSHKKKLNEHPAEAKRLYQVLESKPFEARTAAEGLMEDDVLTLLDHEVYFRLQKRPVPADQSQIMFALETDRIVTQDLPGSYSITNVGALLFAKHLSAFPSLARKAPRVIKYRGKSKVFGEREQLGVRGYACGFEGLVKYIDNLLPRNEVIKQALREEVSMFPEVAVREVIANALIHQDFSVSGTGPLVELYDDRLEITNPGVPLIDPTRFIDAPPRSRNEQLARMMRQCHLCEERGSGWDRIAFEIESFQLPAPEVRVTEGHTVVTMFGPRPVKDMSREERIWATYFHACLKSVQNERLTNTSLRARFGLSDRNVSTVTAYIREAVDAGLIVQFDPTAGRKNMQYVPWWAATSAG
- a CDS encoding DUF7882 family protein, with translation MAKLVYGGNVTFNMTNDLLVSVQRVMEIKFADSQGFWFEHEGQGAWFHPSIPVLIQYDDDKPIRYSRERTSNLADDADGLLGVSLGPNSVLARMEIVDPDWEKPVDSEGDTSGN
- a CDS encoding GntR family transcriptional regulator; amino-acid sequence: MGPCQTQLIPPEEAAVSKPELSQASGRGTGGTPPKPAYERIADEYARQIHNGSLHPGSALPSQSEMAERYGVSEIVIREAIRLLKSRGLVRTVPRRGSFVAEQLPDNHGALPQEPVGEIERIRATPDPILRARLATELSTQYQIRLAELSSIRQAAIEDAYTAGLTATEIAQHLGLTKSRISQIRHPKV
- a CDS encoding HD domain-containing protein produces the protein MNEAFAELLAPLTDSRRAHSIAVGERMQSVADRLPIELREDAVTAAFLHDVGYRGGETGFHPIDGARLLRSLGYSPATCHIVAFHTASVVEAEVRGLDPHVFDEFVLDGVPGLAMADDFMWWADLSTGPAGESFTVDERISEILTRYEVGSIVHTAITRAQPYLTAAAQRAAGSM
- a CDS encoding NUDIX hydrolase; amino-acid sequence: MGRRIDYHQDPNAPAANSVRPSAGAFVRRDDAVLLICRSDNGNWSMPGGAHDPGESLSRTAIRETEEETGVIIELTGIVGIFTDPTHVIHYTSNDEVRQEFTVIYRAKAIGGEPTTSSESTRVVWVPIADLETLNMDPSQRKRIDWALSEDEPYIDPAAR
- a CDS encoding XRE family transcriptional regulator translates to MGNERLRGAMDAVNLTKHGLAERLEVSTKTVERWITQGRCPHPTMRLQVAKELGRDETYLWPELLAGTRSANASLSELVQIWPTRPEVPHEVWRSLMRQAQNNIDVLVYAGGFLVESLDFVNVVKQKAAEGARIRILLGDHTCAEVYKRAQEEGLASLPQRCKSTLEYLAETTELPTVEIRTHQTPLYNSIYRFDDSMLLNTHSYGAYAAKSPVQHLQQVRGGRLFAYYMDSFEAVWALGVTPALP
- a CDS encoding DUF2637 domain-containing protein, which encodes MDTADQKSKGGMRWAIWSAVLVIAGIGAAAFVLSFAALQDLAIIAGTHPSLAWLFPVIVDGTIVQATMAVIVLGPNAPERSWFSRVLLVGAAVSVGSNAIHAYITGHGIGGAFMAAIPPLALLIDTHGLALLLRAAQRVSAPADPVDTVSEPADDPAPDVVPAVTTPAPALSPVHSFHTPPRTVAPLLPVAVPIPTGGN
- a CDS encoding FtsK/SpoIIIE domain-containing protein: MITTIVALSTVIATGVLLWWRHLDGVIYPGQEVDPLAGVPADLRTAALILTDLRHQRLMWSVVGLGSDGNWPSVLSADLIESGAVLDVQMVGGQKLSDWTNTETTDALAQYLGVPKVLVSQTSPGFLRVELRTFDTLAASVTAPGLAWTGVDLEAVAVGVREDGRTWLLRVLYAHILLAGATGSGKGSVLWSIINGIGPAIKAGVVDVWMADPKGGMEFGRGSRMWVRFEWTADGILAMLTEAVRLMDERSDRLRSAGVRKWYPSTDEPLILIVIDEAAALSSYANREQQEQFRQFTGLLLSKGRAVGVSVIAALQDPSKETMPNRQLFPVRVGLRLDEPTQTAMVHGQGAKDRGALCHEIPDTTPGVGYVGEDGTTEFVRVRAFWISDEQVDAIVDAFSPVPMAPAPPVDDDFDPATFDPDHIPGEDDEQGWAA
- a CDS encoding DNA cytosine methyltransferase encodes the protein MNSSSRPRLLDLYCKAGGASMGYHRAGFDVTGVDIEPQPRYPFTFVQGDALEFLTAHGHEFDAIAASPPCHDHTPLSSRAGVNGSGWLLGATLDLLAAQPVPWVVENVMGADMRADAVLCGSMFGLRTYRHRKFAIDTRIPWLPAVPWHPAHTARTSTKKRRRDFDAGMNISITGDVGSWLGPACMGIDWMTGSELAQAIPPAYTHHLGLHLLDHLDNTIGLEAA